The Nostoc sp. PCC 7524 nucleotide sequence CAGAGGAATTGTGTCAAAAGCCGAAATATTCGCGCTATTACACACCCTCTGCATTTATTAAGGTTAGTGCCAAAATAGTAAATGGGTGTAGTTAGCAAACGGCTCTCCCAGAATTGAGGAGCGAAGCAGTACTCCCAACAAATTTAACTAGATTGTGTTGTGGAAGACTCAGAATCACCAAAGCAAACAACAACAAAATGGCAACCTGGTAGCGTTCAGGCGCAAAGCGGCATCACCAGCAACTATAAAAAAATTTGCTCGCAAAAGTTTTTATGGTTGCCTGTTAACTACAGTCCTCAGTGGGGATGCCAGCATTAAACCGAAACATCTCTCTTTCCTGATTGGAGGCACCGGCAAAATCACCAAGGGCAACCTAAAAACAGTAATCGAAGGATGGAGATGTCGCACTTCCAGGCAACCATCCGCAAAAAAGCTGTAAATTAAAGGGGAAGAGTGGATGAACAACGGCAAAGTAAGAATCTACGAATTATCAAAGGAATTGAATTTGGATAACAAAGAGCTATTAGCAATTTGCGACCAGCTCAATATTGCGGTCAAAAGCCATAGCAGTACAATTTCAGAAACAGAGGCAGAAAGCATTCGGGCGGCTGCTGAAAAACTGGCAGCTACAAATGGAACGCCCAAAAAAGAATTAGGTACAATTAGTCATAAACCAAATTCGCCACATAGTGGCTCGCGCAACCGACCTGCGCCCACCCAAAAACAACAACAAATTTTGGAAATTCGCAAACCCAAAATATTGAGAAATCCTAACTCCAACGCCCCAGATGCGTCAGCTGCGTCTGAAGCTAATCCTCCTTCACCTCCAAAGCCCATCGCTACACAAGTCTCACCCATGAAGCCGACGGCACCAACTCGACCTGTACCCCGGAATCACTCGGAGACCAGCCAACAACCTGCTGCCACAGATACGGAGCCAGCACCTAAGTCACAGGCACCTGAAAAAATTGCAGCAGAGAAGCCAGAGAAAGTTGCTCCAGCTAGACCAAAACCGGAAAAACCCCAAAAACCTCAGCTGGTAGCTCCACCCGCTAGACCTGTGGCAGAAACGGCAGATGTAGCTGAACAGGTGAGTGTGGCAGAAAAACCGATCCTCAAACGAGAACGTCAACGGCGTGTTGAAGAAGATCGAGACCAGCCCAGACCAAAAGCCTCTAAACCTACACAAACAGATACATCTCAAGCTCCTGTACAAAAACAGGCTCGTCCCAGTCTATCCCCAACTAAACCGGAACATCGTGGCAATAGACCAGGCACACCGTCTGGAGATGGGCAACGTCCCACCAGACCAATGCGCCCGGCTGAAGTGGCAGCAGCGATGCCGGTGGCAACTCCACCAAGACAGATGGCAGGGACAGCCAACAGAGCCGAAACTCCAGATGCTACGGTCACACCTGACTTACTGGATTTGAAACGCCCCATGCCACCTCGTCCACCTAAAGGTGGCAAGAAATGGCAGGAAGAAGAAATCATTGACGAAATTAAAGAAAAAGCTGGGAAGGCAGGCGTTAAAGGTAAGCGCGTCAAGCCCATCTTGGATGATGATTTTGAAGAAGATGATTTCCTCGATGATGACAAACTGGAAATCCCAGCAGCAGTTCAGGTCAGCCTCTCCATCGCCCGTCCTCCCAAACCAAAAGCAGCGCGACCAGTACAGGCTCCTGGTGCAACCGTAGCTATCGCTCCAACTACTAGAAAGAAAAAGTTTGGCTCCCGTGACCAAAATCGCCGTCAGCAAGAAGTCGAGGTAAAACGCGAGCGTCCAAGTAAATTGGTAGTCACAGGCCCCATGACAGTGCAGGAACTCGCCGATGGGTTAGTAGTAGCTGATACAGAAATTGTGAAAATCCTGTTCATGAAGAGCATGGCAGTGAGTATCACTCAAAATCTGGACATCCCGACCATTACTTTAGTAGCCAAAGAGCTAGAAGTAGAGATCGAAACTGCTGAACCAGAAGCAGAAGCCCGCAAAGTTACAGAAATGATTGATATTGGGGATCTAGAACACCTCCATCGTCGTCCACCTGTTGTGACAATTATGGGTCACGTAGACCATGGTAAAACTACACTACTCGACTCGATTCGGAAAACTAAAGTCGCAGCCGGTGAAGCTGGTGGTATTACCCAGCATATCGGTGCTTACCACGTCGATATAGAACACGAAGGTCAGAAACAGCAGATTGTCTTC carries:
- the infB gene encoding translation initiation factor IF-2; its protein translation is MNNGKVRIYELSKELNLDNKELLAICDQLNIAVKSHSSTISETEAESIRAAAEKLAATNGTPKKELGTISHKPNSPHSGSRNRPAPTQKQQQILEIRKPKILRNPNSNAPDASAASEANPPSPPKPIATQVSPMKPTAPTRPVPRNHSETSQQPAATDTEPAPKSQAPEKIAAEKPEKVAPARPKPEKPQKPQLVAPPARPVAETADVAEQVSVAEKPILKRERQRRVEEDRDQPRPKASKPTQTDTSQAPVQKQARPSLSPTKPEHRGNRPGTPSGDGQRPTRPMRPAEVAAAMPVATPPRQMAGTANRAETPDATVTPDLLDLKRPMPPRPPKGGKKWQEEEIIDEIKEKAGKAGVKGKRVKPILDDDFEEDDFLDDDKLEIPAAVQVSLSIARPPKPKAARPVQAPGATVAIAPTTRKKKFGSRDQNRRQQEVEVKRERPSKLVVTGPMTVQELADGLVVADTEIVKILFMKSMAVSITQNLDIPTITLVAKELEVEIETAEPEAEARKVTEMIDIGDLEHLHRRPPVVTIMGHVDHGKTTLLDSIRKTKVAAGEAGGITQHIGAYHVDIEHEGQKQQIVFLDTPGHEAFTAMRARGARVTDIAVLVVAADDGVRPQTIEAISHAQAAGVPIVVAINKIDKEGAQPDRVKQELTHYGLTPEEWGGETIMVPVSAIKGENLDTLLEMILLVAEVGELSANPDRLAKGTVIEAHLDKAKGAVATLLIQNGTLHVGDILVAGSAFGKVRAMVDDRGRRVEVASPSFAVEVLGLSDVPAAGDEFDVFDNEKEARAIASDRADKQRLSRLLQGRVTLTTLSAQAQEGELKELNLILKADVQGSVEAIVGSLKQIPQNEVQIRMLLATAGEITQTDIDLAAASGAVIIGFNTTYASGARQAADEAGVDVREYNIIYKLLEDIQGALEGLLEPELVEEPLGQTEVRAVFPVGRGAVAGCYVQTGKLVRNCKIRVRRGGKVIYEGVLDSLKRMKEDAREVNAGYECGVGLDKFHDWVEGDIIDAFQMVTKRRTLALTR